A region from the Palaemon carinicauda isolate YSFRI2023 chromosome 16, ASM3689809v2, whole genome shotgun sequence genome encodes:
- the LOC137655152 gene encoding adhesive plaque matrix protein-like, whose translation MKILVIVLLAAAACATEVEKREAEPGYGSYGQVTHYHRPSYGYGYSHHHKRSADPEPEAEPSYGHGNSYGYRSYRPVTYGYSHHHHKRSADPEPEAEPSYGYGNSYGYRSYRPVTYGYSHHHHKRSADPEPEAEPSYGYGNSYGYRSYSPVTYGYSHHHHKRSADPEPEAEPSYGYGNSYGYRSYRPVTYGYSHHHHKRSADPEPEAEPSYGYGNSYGYRSYRPVTYGYSRHYHKRSAEPEPSYGNSHSYYTPVYHRPSYGYTYGGYHVIVLLGAAACATEVEKREAEPGYGSYGHVTPYHRPSYGYGYSHHHHKRAAEPEPEAEPSYGHSYGYRSHHPESYGYSHHPHKRSADPEPEPAADPSYGHSYGYRSYHPVSYGYSHHPHKRSADPEPEPAADPSYGHSYGYRSYHPVSYGYSHHPHKRSADPEPEPAADPSYGHSYGYRSYHPVSYGYSHHPHKRSADPEPEPAADPSYGHSYGYRSYHPVSYGYSHHPHKRSADPEPEPAADPSYGHSYGYRSYHPVSYGSSHRYHKRSADPEPSYGSYAPVYHRPSYGYSYGPYH comes from the exons ATGAAGATTCTG GTGATTGTGCTCTTAGCAGCTGCCGCTTGCGCTACTGAAGTTGAGAAGCGAGAGGCGGAGCCTGGTTATGGAAGCTATGGCCAAGTGACTCACTATCATCGTCCTTCTTATGGATATGGCTATTCTCACCACCACaagagatctgctgatcctgaaccTGAAGCTGAACCTTCCTATGGTCATGGTAACTCTTATGGTTACCGCAGCTACCGTCCAGTGACCTATGGCTACTCTCACCACCACCACaagagatctgctgatcctgaaccTGAAGCTGAACCTTCCTATGGCTATGGTAACTCttatgggtaccgcagctaccgTCCAGTGACCTATGGCTATTCTCACCACCACCACaagagatctgctgatcctgaaccTGAAGCTGAACCTTCCTATGGCTATGGTAACTCTTATGGGTACCGCAGCTACAGTCCAGTGACCTATGGCTACTCTCACCACCACCACaagagatctgctgatcctgaaccTGAAGCTGAACCTTCCTATGGCTATGGTAACTCttatgggtaccgcagctaccgTCCAGTGACCTATGGCTATTCTCACCACCACCACaagagatctgctgatcctgaaccTGAAGCTGAACCTTCCTATGGCTATGGTAACTCttatgggtaccgcagctaccgTCCAGTGACCTATGGTTATTCCCGTCACTATCACAAGCGATCTGCTGAACCTGAACCTTCTTATGGTAATAGCCATAGTTATTACACTCCAGTGTACCACAGGCCATCATATGGTTATACCTATGGTGGATATCAT gTGATTGTGCTCTTGGGGGCTGCCGCTTGCGCTACTGAAGTTGAAAAGCGAGAGGCGGAGCCTGGTTATGGAAGCTATGGCCATGTGACTCCTTATCATCGTCCTTCTTATGGATATGGCTATTCCCATCATCATCACAAGCGGGCTGCTGAGCCTGAGCCAGAAGCTGAGCCTTCTTATGGCCACTCCTATGGGTACCGCAGCCACCACCCAGAGAGCTATGGCTATTCTCATCACCCTCataagagatctgctgatcctgagcctgagcctgcagctgatccttcttatggtcactcctatgggtaccgcagctaccacccagtgagctatggctattctcaTCACCCTCATAAGAGATCCGCTGATCCTGAGCCTGAGCCTGCAGCTgatccttcttatggtcactcctatgggtaccgcagctaccacccagtgagctatggctattctcaTCACCCTCATAAGAGATCCGCTGATCCTGAGCCTGAGCCTGCAGCTgatccttcttatggtcactcttatgggtaccgcagctaccacccagtAAGCTATGGCTATTCTCATCACCCTCATAAGAGATCCGCTGATCCTGAGCCTGAGCCTGCAGCTgatccttcttatggtcactcctatgggtaccgcagctaccacccagtgagctatggctattctcaTCACCCTCATAAGAGATCCGCTGATCCTGAGCCTGAGCCTGCTGCTgatccttcttatggtcactcctatgggtaccgcagctaccacccagtGAGCTATGGCTCTTCTCATCGCTATCATAAGCGCTCTGCTGATCCTGAACCTTCTTATGGCTCTTATGCTCCAGTCTACCACAGGCCATCTTATGGCTACAGTTATGGGCCTTACCATtaa
- the LOC137654953 gene encoding uncharacterized protein, which translates to MKILVIVLLGAAACATEIEKREAEPGYGSYGHVTPYHRPSYGYGYSSHHHKRAAEPEPEAEPSYDHSYGYRSYHPVSYGYSHHYHKRSADPEPEASADPSYGHSYGYRSYHPVSYGYSHRYHKRSADPEPEASADPSYGHSYGYRSYRPVSYSYSHRYHKRSADPEPSYGSYAPIYHRPSCGYSYGRYY; encoded by the exons ATGAAGATTCTG GTGATTGTGCTCTTGGGGGCTGCCGCTTGCGCTACTGAAATTGAGAAGCGAGAGGCGGAGCCTGGTTATGGAAGCTATGGCCATGTGACTCCCTATCATCGTCCTTCTTATGGATATGGCTATTCCAGTCATCATCACAAGCGGGCTGCTGAGCCTGAGCCAGAAGCTGAGCCTTCTTATGATCACTCCTATGGGTACCGAAGTTACCACCcagtgagctatggctattctcaccactatcataagagatctgctgatcctgagcctgaggcttcagctgatccttcttatggtcactcctatgggtaccgcagctaccacccagtgagctatggctattctcaccgctatcataagagatctgctgatcctgagcctgaggcttcagctgatccttcttatggtcactcctatggATACCGCAGCTACCGCCCAGTGAGCTACAGCTATTCTCACCGCTATCATAAGCGCTCTGCTGATCCTGAGCCTTCTTATGGCTCTTATGCTCCAATCTACCACAGGCCATCTTGTGGCTACAGTTATGGGCGTTACTATtaa
- the LOC137654950 gene encoding shematrin-like protein 1, whose product MKILVIVLLGAAACATEIEKREAEPGYGSYGHVTPYHRPSYGYGYSHPHHKRAAEPEPEADPSYGHSYGYRSYHPVSYGYSHHPHKRSADPEPEPSADPSYGHSYGYRSYHPVSYGYSHRYHKRSADPEPAADPSYGHSYGYRSYHPVSYGYSHRYHKRSADPEPEPSADPSYGHSYGYRSYHPVSYGYSHRYHKRSAEPEPSYGSYAPVYHRPSYGYSYGRYH is encoded by the exons ATGAAGATTCTG GTGATTGTGCTCTTGGGGGCTGCCGCTTGCGCTACTGAAATTGAGAAGCGAGAGGCGGAGCCTGGTTATGGAAGCTACGGCCATGTGACTCCCTATCATCGTCCTTCTTATGGATATGGATATTCCCATCCCCATCACAAGCGGGCTGCTGAGCCTGAGCCAGAAGCTgatccttcttatggtcactcctatgggtaccgcagctaccacccagtgagctatggctattctcaTCACCCTCataagagatctgctgatcctgagcctgagccttcagctgatccttcttatggtcactcctatgggtaccgcagctaccacccagtgagctatggctattctcatcgctatcataagagatctgctgatcctgagcctgcagctgatccttcttatggtcactcctatgggTATCGCAGCTACCACCCAGTGAGCTATGGCTATTCCCACCGCTATCataagagatctgctgatcctgagcctgagccttcagctgatccttcttatggtcactcctatgggtaccgcagctaccacccagtgagctatggctattctcaTCGCTATCATAAGAGATCTGCTGAACCTGAACCTTCTTATGGCTCTTATGCTCCAGTCTACCACAGGCCATCTTATGGCTACAGTTATGGGCGTTACCATtaa
- the LOC137654951 gene encoding shematrin-like protein 1 → MKILVIVLLGAAACATEIEKREAEPGYGSYGHVTPYHRPSYGYGYSHHHHKRAAEPEPEAEPSYADPSYGHSYGYRSYHPVSYGYSHRYHKRSADPEPEASADPSYGHSYGYRSYHPVSYGYSHRYHKRSADPEPEASADPSYGHSYGYRSYHPVSYGYSHRYHKRSADPEPSYGSYAPVYHRPSYGYSYGRYH, encoded by the exons ATGAAGATTCTG GTGATTGTGCTCTTGGGGGCTGCCGCTTGCGCTACTGAAATTGAGAAGCGAGAGGCGGAGCCTGGTTATGGAAGCTATGGCCATGTGACTCCCTATCATCGTCCTTCTTATGGATATGGATATTCCCATCACCATCACAAGCGGGCTGCTGAGCCTGAGCCAGAAGCTGAGCCTTCTTATG CTGATCCCtcttatggtcactcctatgggtaccgcagctaccacccagtgagctatggctattctcacCGCTATCATAAGAGATCCGCTGATCCTGAGCCTGAGGCTTCAGCTGATCCCtcttatggtcactcctatgggtaccgcagctaccacccagtgagctatggctattctcacCGCTATCATAAGAGATCCGCTGATCCTGAGCCTGAGGCTTCAGCTGATCCCtcttatggtcactcctatgggtaccgcagctaccaccctgtgagctatggctattctcacCGCTATCATAAGCGCTCTGCTGATCCTGAACCTTCTTATGGCTCTTATGCTCCAGTCTACCACAGGCCATCTTATGGCTACAGTTATGGGCGTTACCATtaa
- the LOC137654949 gene encoding shematrin-like protein 1 → MKILVIVLLGAAACASEVEKREAEPGYGSYGQVTPYHRPSYGYGYSHPHHKRAAEPEPEADPSYGHSYGYRSYHPVSYGYSHRYHKRSADPEPEPAADPSYGHSYGYRSYHPVSYGYSHRYHKRSADPEPEPAADPSYGHSYADPSYGHSYGYRSYHPVSYGYSHRYHKRSADPEPEPSADPSYGHSYGYPSYHPVSYGYSHRYHKRSADPEPSYGSYAPVYHRPSYGYSYGRYH, encoded by the exons ATGAAGATTCTG GTGATTGTGCTCTTGGGGGCTGCCGCTTGCGCTTCTGAAGTCGAGAAGCGAGAGGCGGAGCCTGGTTATGGAAGCTATGGCCAAGTGACTCCCTATCATCGTCCTTCTTATGGATATGGCTATTCCCATCCCCATCACAAGCGGGCTGCTGAGCCTGAGCCAGAAGCTgatccttcttatggtcactcctatgggtaccgcagctaccacccagtGAGCTATGGCTATTCCCACCGCTATCataagagatctgctgatcctgagcctgagcctgcagctgatccttcttatggtcactcctatgggtaccgcagctaccacccagtGAGCTATGGCTATTCCCACCGCTATCataagagatctgctgatcctgagccTGAGCCTGCAGCTGATCCTTCTTACGGTCACTCCTATG ctgatccttcttatggtcactcatatgggtaccgcagctaccacccagtGAGCTATGGCTATTCCCACCGCTATCATAAGAGATCCGCTGATCCTGAGCCTGAGCCTTCAGCTgatccttcttatggtcactcTTATGGGTACCCCAGCTACCACCcagtgagctatggctattctcatcgctatcataagagatctgctgatcctgaaccTTCTTATGGCTCTTATGCTCCAGTCTACCACAGGCCATCTTATGGCTACAGTTATGGGCGTTACCATtaa
- the LOC137654954 gene encoding shematrin-like protein 1, giving the protein MKILVILLLGAAACATEVEKREAEPGYGSYGHVTPYHRPSYGYGYSHHHHKRAAEPEPEADPSYGHSYGYRSYHPVSYGYSHHYHKRSADPEPEPSADPSYGHSYGYRSYHPVSYGYSHRYHKRSADPEPEPAADPSYADPSYGHSYGYRSYHPVSYGYSHRYHKRSAEPEPSYGSYAPVYHTPSYGYSYGRYH; this is encoded by the exons ATGAAGATTCTG GTGATTTTGCTCTTGGGGGCTGCCGCTTGCGCTACTGAAGTTGAAAAGCGAGAGGCGGAGCCTGGTTATGGAAGCTATGGCCATGTGACTCCCTATCATCGTCCTTCATATGGATATGGCTATTCCCATCACCATCACAAGAGGGCAGCTGAGCCTGAGCCAGAAGCTgatccttcttatggtcactcctatgggtaccgcagctaccacccagtgagctatggctattctcacCACTATCATAAGAGATCCGCTGATCCTGAGCCTGAGCCTTCAGCTgatccttcttatggtcactcctatgggtaccgcagctaccacccagtgagctatggctattctcaccgttatcataagagatctgctgatcctgagcctgagcctgcagctgatccttcttatg ctgatccttcttatggtcactcctatgggtaccgcagctaccacccagtgagctatggctattctcacCGCTATCATAAGAGATCTGCTGAACCTGAACCTTCTTATGGCTCTTATGCTCCAGTCTACCACACCCCATCTTATGGCTACAGTTATGGGCGTTACCATtaa